The Mucilaginibacter terrae region GGCTATACCAAAAGGAGCATATGCGGTTAAGCCATTTAACAAAGACAAATACCTTGGCACCTGGTACGAAGTTGCCCGCATGGACTTTAAGTTTGAAAAAGGCCTCAGCCAGGTAACAGCAACATATTCAATACAGGATACTGATAAAATACGTGTTGATAATAAAGGCTTTAACAAGAAAGAGGGTAAGTGGAAGCAAAGTATAGGCAAAGCTAAATTTGTAGAAGGACCTGAAACCGGCAGACTTAAAGTTTCTTTCTTCGGTCCGTTTTACTCTGGTTACAATGTAATTGCCATTGACCCTGATTACAAATATGCCTTAATAGCCGGAAATAATTTAAAGTACCTCTGGTTACTATCACGCACCCCTGATATGCCTGCCGAAGTTAAAGAAAAGTACCTTGCCCAGGCCAAAGCATTGGGCTATAAAACCGAAGATCTGGTTTGGACAGATCATTCGGCTTTATAGTAGATATTTAGTGATGAGATGTAATGGTGGCTTTGTGAGTTAAATGATTATTTTTAAGGGCTTCGAGCCAACACATATGAGTGTTTGTTGTTTAAGCACATTACTATGCTCATCAAAAAACGAATTTCTA contains the following coding sequences:
- a CDS encoding lipocalin family protein; translated protein: MNIKRTSFVIAMMGAAAATAALALSACVAIPKGAYAVKPFNKDKYLGTWYEVARMDFKFEKGLSQVTATYSIQDTDKIRVDNKGFNKKEGKWKQSIGKAKFVEGPETGRLKVSFFGPFYSGYNVIAIDPDYKYALIAGNNLKYLWLLSRTPDMPAEVKEKYLAQAKALGYKTEDLVWTDHSAL